The genomic window TCATCTgcgagaaaaaataaataaaaacaaaaaacctgtGCTATAAGGGGAGCGTCCTTTCTCTACATAGTCCATCCATAATTTGAAGAAAAGTTTTGTTTATCTAAGAGGCCCAAACTCTAAACTATATACTAATGTATACTGTTTCAGGACTGACAAAAGCACATACTCACGGTCAAACCCTGGTTTGGTCTACACTCTTTGGTTTTGGTTTTTCTACTCCCATTCTGACCACATTACAATGGCTACCAGTCAAACTTACAGTGGAATTCAAAATGTTAACATTGGTTTTTAAAGCACTTCATAATCTCACACCAACCTACCTCACTGAGGTATGCAAATTCACAAATATGTGAGGGCACTCAAATCCAGATTTTTAGGAACTTTATCAATTGCTAGGTCCAGATAAAATCACAGTGGTGATCGAGCCTTTGCAATTGTTCGTCCTACACTCTGGAACAATCTTCCAGTTGCCATCCAAACAATCTATTTTTCAAGTTATGCTTAAATCTCATCTCCTTGATCGATTTGCAGCAAGTCaatgaagtgtttttttatttatctactgggatcagttttttttttaattgttagtttATAACTTAGCTTTGCTGTCTTGTTGCTTACTCtgctatgtaaagcactttgggtcAACTTTAAGTTGTGTTTAAGTGTGctatataaagaaaaaagaaaagaaaagcgaGTGTAAAAAGTATGCAAGTGAATGCGCTAAATTGTTTCATGAATTGACAGTGTTAACTGAAGCAATATATGGAACGAACAAAACAATGTCAAAAAATAAACCTGTGCATTAAATGATTCAGACTAAATTCAGAGGAACAAAACTACAGCAGCAAGTCTGTTGGCTGAATGTATTTAGCAGTTTCTGCAGTTaaacataaaacttaaaaaatatataatgcattattatttaattgttatgccattaataaatgtaattgtttaatttgtagttATCAagttaagtatttaaataattaactcaTCTAGGCTGTTGGTGTCTGggcttaattgtttatttttaagcgACACAAGACTTTGTGACTTCCTGCACTTTATACTTCAGTACAGTAAAATTtgtaaaatgcattacaatagtcactttataataaatccaaaagcaagacatgaaaaaataaataaaataaaataagaaaactaGGGAGTTTAAATGGCTACTGGGCTAATGAGTGATCCTCTGCTGCCATATTCTGGATATAATGCtaatttcatgtcattttcatatatcagtcaacagtttttgaacagtattttttatgcttttttttatttaatttttaataaataagtatcTTCTGCTAACCGAGCCTAAATTTgattgatccaaagtacagcaaaggtagcaatgttgtgaaatatttttactatttaaaataactgctttgtatttgaatatattttaaagtgtaatttatttctgtgatgctccgctgtattttcaacatcattcctccattcttcagagtcacatgatcttcagaaatcatgataatatgatgatttccTGCTCAAAAAATTATCTGACGAGTAGAAGGATACATAGATCAtcatttaagttaaataaaaagcttttgtagaATTATACACTATACAgttcaaaagcttagagtcaggaaaattttcatttttctgaatataaattaatacttttatcacTGATGATAAGGACATATAtaatgtttctatttcaaataaatgctgttcttctgaactttctattcatcaaagaaacctgaaaaaaaatatatactcaaGATGTTTTCAAAAACGTcataaaagttttcattttattttatttttttgagcagcaaatcagaatatcaacaTGGGCTGCATCCGAAAAGCTGCCTTCTAAGGACACATTCCAAGGTCGTGAGGCATCAAAGCACGTCCGAAATCAAtgtcctgtctcctgagatgccttcatctggtcAGTTTCCtttgctgcctttgatatcccacaatcctgtgcgttacATTCTGGatagttaagccaaaaaatataGATGGTGTCTGAAAGTTGCTGTCAGTGGTCAgattgtgtttaaatgtatgtGTTAAAAATcacaatacattacattttaaaatatattcaaatagaaaggtTACTTtaagtagtaaaaatatttcaacattttacacTTTTGCTGTACTTCGGATCCAATTAATgtaggcttggtgaacagaagaaacttaaaaaaaaagaacaacgtTTCTAGTTTTATAGGGACCAAAATAATCCCCTCATCTCTGTACTGTCAGGATACACACTGGAGGCAGAGGTAGGTGAACTCAACACGGGTGCGGGTTCTGTGCAGATCACTCAGTGAGAGGCGGAATATCACAGGAGATATCGCAGATCGTTGGGAAATCAGGTAACTGGGTTAGATCGGGAATCCTGGAGACAGCAGAACAAAGACACAAAGGTTAGCTTCTAAAAGGTACGTATACGTTACGTCACGAAGTTCCCTGGATGCGAGGCAAGCTGGGCACAGAATCATGAGGTCGGTTCCTGTTTGAGGCTTGACCCAGACCTGGGGCTGAGGTGACTGCTGTATAGTGCTTTGGATGAGGCTGCTAATAGGGAACAGGTGTGGATGATTAGCTTGACAGGTTCCAGGTGCTTTGGTTCTTTGGGAAAAGATAGTatttaattgttacattttttgttttttgttttttctcctcttattttttttgtttcatatttttttttttattagcattttttgttCTATAGACTATCTGGTATATAATAGcagtattattagtagtagtattattaactATTCCTTCCTGTATATCTGTATCATGTTTTGTAAAACTTATTTgttccatttattaatttaattaattaatatgttcCAAAtctctgaattaaaataaatgattcacaGATTCACAAGGCTGTTTTTTGAAGCACTTAGTCAATTGTGAGGCTCATCAGATAACCGAATCTTGAGCGAAGCATGAGCATGCTATTCTTTTTATGGTGTATCACGCCTTTAATTCTTTAATAGCGATTCTGATACTTGGTTAACAACATGGTTATGGATAGCTCTAGATTCAGTCACTGAATTGAGAGAGTTTGTGCACCATTGCTGTGTGTTAACCATATCAAGCCAAACACATGAGCAGAGGGTGTGTATTTGACcccattattttttgtgtaagtCAATGTTTTTCATTAGTAATAAACTTTTGGTCATGAAACAGCAAATTACTCATGACTTGTTAATTTCTCTCAGTGCAATGAAACTCATATGCCCCTTAGACATAACTTTGCTCTACTGAACACTCGTTCCCTGGCCAACAATGTTACACTGAGACAGTTGGACTTGCTACTACTCATTGAAAACTGGCAGTCATTAATGACTTTTACTGAGCTTAACttcttaacatttaatttatcaaCATTATATACAGCATCCTTCTGTTCTTGAAAGGCACTGTATAAATaacacattattattgttattattattataacatatatgcaaatcttttaaatatattatagatatataaCACATTTTCACCTGCTTACTGCTCGAGTGCATGTATCTATGGCAATATAAAGTTATATCTTATcctacttttattttgttaaaatctgTTGTAAGTGTTTATGTGAATGTCCAGTATAGAATTCAGCAAAAACTCACAGCACACAAACATTCTATGTGTGAATTACCATAATAAaccagtaaaataataaaaaagattcttTATATGGATTGTGTACATCCTGAGCAACTCAATGCAGAATCACCACTGTCATGTTTGCTTTGAATTTTGTATTGTGCCAGTTGGTTGAGATGAATTATCTTGTAGgctaatttattttctatttgttttcaATTCTCTagtagctatatatatatttttgtatataaagtTTCTTTTTTATCATGTAAATTTTTTGTGACTTAtgcttttcttaaagggggggggggggtgaaatgctcattttcactcaatatcctgttaatcttgagtacctatagagtagtactgcatccttcatatctccaaaaagtctttagttttattatatttatgagaGAAAAATAGTGTGTGCcgattttttttcagaaaaacacgaccggctggaggcgtgacgtgtgggcggagctaaagaatcacgagcgcgagtaggcttttgcgtcgagagcgtttggaagctgtgacattaccgtgaggacaaaaccaaccaaaacaaaccatggctaacagtcagattcagcgtatatttatgatccagaatcaaatcccaaggctgaaactgaacgagagcagcagcagcaatgactcgctccgagcggggctcgaacccgggtctccggcatgggagacggacgcactaacaaggaggcagagatattttaatcagttttactcaccgcctgcgatgctctttaaaaataaactccgtccactggtcccttaatgtttttctatttttttttggtaatctgtgcagggttgtcttgccctggcaaccaaaaacacacttcttttgtgacatgttgtgacgctctcgctctgatcagtgaatgtctgtgctctcagtgctctgctatacgggagcgcatactcgaaaaaaaactttccgaaacttgtgacaaaccggaaggagtatttttggaacaaaaatactccttcaaacgtacaacttaatttttggaaactttgtccatgtttagcatgggaatccaactctttaacagtgagtaattttcccctgataaccccgaaaaagtcggcgctgatcgtcatgtacaaacacgtcattaaaatgaagtgtaactccgtgaatactcaacgaagagacatgagagagatatctatagaaagcttgatatgtctactttaaaactaaacaagtgctgccgaaaacagatattctgtgataaagtaatccatatgaaaacaacgcgatgtccgtttttcacgtctcccttcattatatctaatgtgaccacgcccccgcgctgaacgctctattcagattcaaactgaagcttgaatacacacacacagaagaaaaagcagcgaaactgttcaagttttttattttactgtttgcttcgcgacgagaggaataagacataattcaccccaaaaagatgctaacgcattgtttaccatgaagttgtgttcggaacaaccaatcaaaactgactatgttagttgaccaatcagaacacagtatgctacagaaaggtggggtttaaggaaactgaatctttagAACatcttcgcgcgaaccgtttggggatctctgagaattgaggtaattttaaaatgatattttgacaaaatgacaaaatgaatgttttttaaccttggatggatttaaacctgttgtacaggacttttaaacagtgataggaagcttagaattttcatcttactggctctttaaagaagatttttttgcctacactgtaaataattattgtcattttaaatgtaaaaatacgagagtattttttttctcttttttttagtgTTGCTTGCAGTGGCACATGCaataatgctaaatgttattcCAATGCTATTTGGATGTCCTAAAATCTTTTTAATAGATTGTGCTTTGATCATAACCCCATTGTTTCTCATGTaagcagggtttaaaaaaaagtaaaactttaGCATGCATtttgaaacatgtttttattgaactctgtatttatttcttttcttttttttttcattttgggtcAAATGCTTCATGAAGCTACCAGTTGGAAGCTACACCTTGAATTGTGAGTTAAGCAAGTAGAACAGGTAGAACAGCTCCAGTGGAAGTGAAAGCAGAAAGTTAGTTCAGATTTCATCGGCAAGAAAAGAGGTGAACAAAGCAACATTGAACAGTGGGACACTTTTCATGGTAAGTACATGTTTAAAGCTACATGTTACAGTTTAAAGCTATACATATTTCCAGCTGAAGCCCTTTTTGTAGGAGATCAATTTCTTGGCTCACATTTGTTGAACCTGTTTACAAATTGTACAATGTGCCCCACGAATGAGTTTTGCAACGGAAAAGTAAGTTACAGTGACAAAGTAATATtatatcttaaataaataaaaaaataccagaTTATAtcgaatagattttaaaatagttgtgttAAAGTGTTGGGCTGAAAACAGTGACACCATTACACTGCCAGTGAtgagatttttttaattgttttggttattGTTGATGTGTAATGGGTGCGGCATCTGTGTGTTCCTTTGAAAGACTTTGTCAAGCAGagaaaataagtttatttaacCACAGATATCTATTTGTTGTATGCTGCATTTGTTTACTTATTAAATTGATTACTTATGTATTTACTCTATGtaaaggtgctggtcatatagttagaatatcatcaaaaaacttgtatattatattcattcattacaaacagactgataTGTTTCAAATGCTAACGACCTTTTCAAGGGTGATGATGATGTGATTTAACAGACATGATCAGCATAAATCCTGgaaagatttttatattttcattttttaaaaatacgtatatatatttataacactacactttatattatattaccttTTTATTAATGTACAAAAACTATTTTGCTATAATTTTACTGTTGCTATGAGGTATTCTAATACAGCGTCTGTGGGAGTGATGACAAATTGACATATATTTCTCTTTTCTCACTGCCGTTAATCCTTCTTGCAATTTTTTCCCCTCTTATTGAAAGTTGTGAAAAAAACTGTAGAAgagtttttcttttgctattaaACACAACTATAATGACTTCCAATTCAGAGAAACcatgaaatgtgaaaatgtggctttcttaatatatatatatatatatatatatatatatatatatatatatatatatatatatatatatatatatatatatatatataataataatacattttatttaaaggcgAATTTCATGGCACTCAAGGACACCTTacacaattcataaaaaaaaaaaagacattactcAATCAAACCagtacaacaaaaaaaattaaatcacataaaAGCCTGCCTAAACAGATATGTTTTAAGACGAGATTTAAAAACTGAGAGACTAGAACTGTTGCGAACTTCTACAGGAAGAGAGTTCCATAAATGGGGAGCAGCAAAGCCAAGAGCTCGTGACCCCAGAGAAGTTGTCCGAGTGCGTGGCTGAACAAGTGTAAGTGCAGAAGCAGATCTTAGAGTGCGGGAAGGAGTGTGTATATGAAGAAGATCATGGAGATATGAAGGAGCCAAATTGTTAAGTGCTTTGTaagttaaaagtaaaattttaaaattcacACGGAATTTAACCGGGAGCCAATGCAGCTTCTGTAAAACAGGAGAAATGTGTTCAAAAGTGGAAGTTTTGGTAATGACTCGAGCTGCAGCATTCTGTACTAACTGTAATTTATGAAGAGATTTGGAAGGAAACCCATAAaacaaagcattacaatagtcgaTTCTTGATGTTACAAGAGCATGCACAAGCGTAGCAGTACTCCTGAGTGAAAGGACAGGGCGCAGACGACTTATATTGCGAATATGGAAAAATGCAGAACGGGTAACACTATTTATGTGAGATTCAAAAGACAAAGTTGTGTCAAAAATGACACCtaaacttttgacctgattcGATAGAGGAACAGAACAGTTATTTATTTCAAGAGAAGAAATATTCGActtacttattatatatatatatatatatataaattttgcaAGGGTTTTATGatgttagtattattattattattattattattattattattattattattattattattattattattattattattattatttattacctgTTTCTCTGTAGATTTGAATTCTTCAAATGTGTTCCATAAATGCTTAATAGTGGCCTATTTCTATAGAGTAATGAAGAACAGCACAGCACTACATCTAAAGCTAATCTCTGTGAGGAACTGAAGGACAAGGACGCTGCCTCTAAAATGAGTCTAAATAAGAAAATGGAGAAGAGGTACACTGCACCCTCTCCCGAACCCAGCTGTGTCTCTTTGAAAAGTAATGCATCTATAGTTATGCCTCCTAATATCAGTGATGAAGCAGTGACCTCTGAACCCAGGTAAGACAATACACAGATACAGAATATACCTCATATCATATATAAATGGAGATTTATTGAATCCTTTGATTGATGTCAAAAGCCTGAAGAAACTCAAAACCACATCTCCAGAACCAAGCTGTGTACCTATGAAGAGTCATGAATTCCTACTTAAGCCTTCAGATCTCAGCTTTGGAGCAGCGACGTCTGACCTGAGGTTAGACAAAATACTGATACTtaatatttcacacacaaaaaaacgaaTCGAGAATGGATCAATGCTTTTAATTAAAGGGGACATCAGATACCCATTTTACACAGgctgatatgattctttagggtcttcatgaaagGTCTGCAACATATTTTGGTAAAATTTCCTCAATGGTTGAGTAAAACAACACTctttttacttaattaaaaacagctctgttcactgCGACATGTTTTGGtgtatgtctctttaaatgctgaTGAACTCTCCTAACTCCACCCCTATCTTTCATGGATTATTTGTATTTGCgaataatcatataaaatataaattgtgaGACTTACTACATCTGCAGGTGCATCTGGATCCCAAACAATGGGTACTGATCGATCCATGAGTATGACATTTTCAGAAAAACCTGCCTTTAATTGTGGCTTGTTCAGAAAGCAGTCTGGAGTAAAATGATTTGTGGAGACATAAACGAATTTAGGTTTATTGGTGACACattaccatcaaaaacaaaaccaacCCACTGCATCATCAGTGGCTCTGATGCACAGAAGATTGAATGAAGATTCTTATGTTCACCTTTTACATCCATCTACAAAACACCTGGACTGCTTACGATACATTGTTATCACTAAAGCTGCACTGGCTGTGAGCACAGGTATGCTAATATGGGACAGTCCATCAGCAGTCATGGGCACGGACAGAGTAACATTACGTCATAGTGCTCAGAAAATCAAAATGGCTTGATAAATGAGACTGCTAAggtttttttgataaaaaaagtaGTGAATGTAATTGtatcattgtagggtggttgtgtacataCACTGCTAAAACATATTTATACGCAAATGGTTTTACAAacaatgtaaaagtgaattttgcatccaatGTCCCCTTTAATTTTATGATgagtgaattttatttatttatttatttttagtttattggTGATTTGTTTGATGTTaacaagtagattttttttatatacttcatgaatttctaaaatgttatattataaacataaaagttaaataataattgaataattgaatttatggttaaatttaaatgtactgATTTTATTGATTACTCATAGTAGCCATTATTACCAATGCAAGGCTAGGCTGGAGCTAACAAcactatctttttttattttttttttaattgtcaccAAGAGTCATGACAGAAACCACTTCTGCTCAGACTGGAGACCTGCATAAACCACTACATAATGAACTACAAAGAGTCAAAgagcagcacaaaaccagcatgaagaacaagtatgagagattatttgagggactgaaactccaggagaatgaaagcctcctgaacagcatctacacacagctctacatcatagagggagagagagaaggagtgaatgaagaacatgaggttttacagatggagaaaacagccagaacacaacactcacaagacactccaatctactgcaatgacatctttaaagcctccgctgaagcaggatctgaggagaaagagcagatcaagactgttcttactaaaggcatcgctggaatcggaaaaaccgtctctgtgcagaagttcattctggactgggccgagggaaaagccaatcaggatgtagatttcatgtttgtgcttccatttcgagagctgaacttgatccgagatcatcagttcagtcttcacagacttctgctggactttcatcctgaacttcaagatctggactcacagatttatgaggagtgtaaagttgtgttcatctttgatggtctggatgaaagcagaatcacactgatgttttcagacgctcagaaagtttgtgatgtgactgagaattcatcagtggctgtgttgatgtcaaagctcatgaaaggagagctgcttccctcagctctcatctggatcacctccagaccagcagcagccaatcagatcccctccaaatacatccaccgtctgacagaaattcagggattcactgagcctcagaaggaggaatatttcaggaagagaatcagtgatgagcatcaagccagcagaatcatctcacacatcagaagagcaagaagcctccacatcatgtgccacatccccgtcttctgctggatctcatccactgtgcttcagaagctcctggaagaagatctgagtgcagaaatccctcaaactctgactgaaatgtacatccacttgctgctgattcagatcaacatgaggaagcagaagtatgaagagagagatccagagaaactcctgccgtccaacagagaagtgattgtgaaacttgctgaagtggctttcaaacagctgatgaagggcaatgtgatgttctatgaggaggacctgattgagagcagcgtagacgtcactgacgcctcggtgtattctgggatttgcactgagatctttaagcaggaatctgtgattcatcagaggaaagtctacagcttcattcatctgagcgtTCAGGAGTTTCTTGCTGCTTTC from Carassius auratus strain Wakin chromosome 1, ASM336829v1, whole genome shotgun sequence includes these protein-coding regions:
- the LOC113120660 gene encoding protein NLRC3-like; translation: MSNEEQHSTTSKANLCEELKDKDAASKMSLNKKMEKRYTAPSPEPSCVSLKSNASIVMPPNISDEAVTSEPSLKKLKTTSPEPSCVPMKSHEFLLKPSDLSFGAATSDLRVMTETTSAQTGDLHKPLHNELQRVKEQHKTSMKNKYERLFEGLKLQENESLLNSIYTQLYIIEGEREGVNEEHEVLQMEKTARTQHSQDTPIYCNDIFKASAEAGSEEKEQIKTVLTKGIAGIGKTVSVQKFILDWAEGKANQDVDFMFVLPFRELNLIRDHQFSLHRLLLDFHPELQDLDSQIYEECKVVFIFDGLDESRITLMFSDAQKVCDVTENSSVAVLMSKLMKGELLPSALIWITSRPAAANQIPSKYIHRLTEIQGFTEPQKEEYFRKRISDEHQASRIISHIRRARSLHIMCHIPVFCWISSTVLQKLLEEDLSAEIPQTLTEMYIHLLLIQINMRKQKYEERDPEKLLPSNREVIVKLAEVAFKQLMKGNVMFYEEDLIESSVDVTDASVYSGICTEIFKQESVIHQRKVYSFIHLSVQEFLAAFHVFYCYLNSTMETLKVMVPMHNLLRGAVDEATEHENGRLDLFLRFLLGVSLESNQRLLQDLLTHTENSSESIRKATQYIKEKIKDGHGLSTERSINLFLCLLEVKDQTLSTEIQEFVKSDKHSEKKLSPGHCSTISYMLQMSEEPLDELDLKKYNTSDEGRRRLIPAVINCRKAIFAGSNLFCQDCEIVASTLKSSNCVLRELDLSNNDLQDSGVKMLSDGLKSPNCQLEKLRLSGCMVTEAGCGYLSSALSSNPSHLRELDLSYNHPGQSGVQLLKHKLEDPNYKLQILSLNHGGNFRITPGLRKYACDLTLDPNTVNNQLMLSDENRKVMHMKTPQSYPDLPARFDTYPQVLCGESLTERCYWEVEWSGRVTGIAVTYKGISRKGVSDCVFGWNEKSWSLFCSDNSYTVCHNNDRTDLIAPSPPSNRVGVYLDWSAGSLSFYSISDTHTLTHLHTFNTTFTEPLYAGFRVYEASVSLRHFSTVSL